One genomic region from Sphingobacterium multivorum encodes:
- a CDS encoding AraC family transcriptional regulator, producing the protein MMQKIALKAPFTFEFPVAEQACFLYVLEGEMQYQANDEELIIAKHYSLLLNCINSGKRIHDVNPTRDCQLLIVTFYPDTLKKVYDRELPSLLLEPENIISNQSKEKIDNDFLIQKYVEGLLFYFENPSLINEDILVLKLKEIILLLSQTRNASVIRVILSQLFSSNTYSFKQIIEANLFSQLTIEQLAEQNNLSVSSFKREFAKLYHDTPASYIKNKKLEKAAELLLVSDQRVSEIAFNCGFNDLTTFTKSFSDKYNISPTNYRRQLKSN; encoded by the coding sequence ATGATGCAAAAAATTGCATTGAAGGCACCATTTACATTTGAATTTCCAGTAGCGGAACAGGCTTGCTTCCTCTATGTACTGGAAGGGGAAATGCAATACCAGGCAAATGACGAAGAGCTAATTATTGCGAAACATTATTCCTTATTGCTGAATTGTATTAATTCTGGAAAGCGAATCCACGATGTGAATCCAACGCGTGATTGTCAGCTGTTAATCGTCACTTTTTATCCAGATACCTTGAAGAAAGTTTACGATAGAGAGTTGCCCTCGTTGCTGCTTGAACCTGAAAATATTATTTCAAACCAATCAAAAGAAAAAATTGACAATGATTTCCTGATCCAGAAATATGTGGAAGGCTTGCTGTTCTATTTTGAAAATCCTTCATTGATCAATGAAGATATACTGGTGCTCAAATTAAAAGAAATTATATTGCTCCTGTCCCAAACGAGAAACGCGTCGGTCATACGAGTGATATTATCACAGCTTTTTTCTTCAAATACCTATTCGTTTAAACAGATTATTGAAGCCAATCTGTTTTCCCAATTAACTATTGAGCAGCTTGCGGAACAGAATAATCTGAGTGTTTCTTCATTTAAAAGAGAGTTTGCCAAATTATATCATGATACACCTGCCAGCTACATCAAAAATAAGAAGCTCGAAAAGGCGGCAGAGCTCCTTTTGGTTTCCGATCAGCGTGTTTCCGAAATTGCCTTTAACTGTGGATTTAACGACCTTACAACATTTACAAAGAGTTTTAGCGACAAATACAATATATCGCCAACAAATTATCGTCGACAGCTTAAAAGCAACTAA